The bacterium genome window below encodes:
- a CDS encoding sigma-70 family RNA polymerase sigma factor: MLALTHAESLPGPSGDLERIFQQNSSRVFGTAYRVTGSAQDAEDCLQTVFLRLLRRQSSLDLSPNPGSYLHRAAINAALDLMRARSRSRSIPLDDLEVPPADGEHAGPDRRQQDREMRRSLRQAILQLSPKSATIFSMRFLEGTPNRESAEAINRTQAAVNVSPHRARKQVKEELASFVGGK; the protein is encoded by the coding sequence TTGCTAGCACTCACCCACGCCGAATCACTTCCCGGGCCGTCGGGAGACCTGGAGCGCATCTTCCAGCAGAACAGCTCCCGGGTCTTCGGGACGGCCTATCGCGTCACCGGCAGCGCCCAGGACGCCGAAGACTGCCTGCAGACGGTCTTTCTGCGCCTGCTGCGTCGCCAGAGCTCCCTCGATCTCTCTCCCAACCCCGGGAGCTACCTGCACCGGGCGGCGATCAACGCGGCGCTCGACTTGATGCGCGCCCGTTCGCGCTCGCGCTCGATCCCGCTCGACGATCTGGAGGTACCGCCGGCGGACGGCGAGCACGCGGGCCCCGACCGGCGGCAGCAGGACCGCGAGATGCGACGCAGTCTGCGCCAGGCGATCCTGCAGCTGTCGCCCAAGAGCGCGACGATTTTTTCCATGCGGTTTCTCGAAGGCACCCCGAATCGGGAGAGCGCAGAAGCCATCAACAGGACGCAAGCCGCGGTGAACGTGTCGCCTCACCGGGCGCGCAAACAGGTCAAGGAAGAACTGGCCAGTTTCGTAGGAGGTAAGTA